A part of Thermotoga petrophila RKU-1 genomic DNA contains:
- a CDS encoding ferritin-like domain-containing protein yields the protein MIGPRDLLNIALRIESTGYSYYKNLTEKTEGETKALFERLAEQERDHSRKFKEILEKYEQDLNPSDEVLGYLEALAEISIFPKLEETPPDDLREAVRRAIEVEKDSIVFYSEILSYVPEKEPVQAIIDEEKKHLRDLLRLEV from the coding sequence ATGATAGGCCCAAGGGATCTTCTGAATATAGCTTTGAGGATCGAATCAACCGGTTACTCTTACTACAAGAATCTCACGGAGAAAACGGAGGGGGAAACGAAGGCACTCTTTGAACGACTGGCGGAACAAGAGAGGGACCACTCCAGAAAGTTCAAGGAGATCCTCGAAAAATACGAGCAGGATCTTAACCCATCCGATGAGGTGCTCGGTTATCTCGAAGCTCTCGCAGAGATCTCTATCTTTCCCAAACTCGAAGAAACTCCCCCTGATGATCTGAGAGAGGCTGTGAGAAGGGCCATCGAAGTGGAAAAAGATTCCATAGTCTTTTACAGCGAAATATTGAGCTACGTACCGGAGAAAGAACCCGTTCAGGCGATCATCGATGAGGAGAAAAAGCATCTGAGGGACCTTCTGAGACTGGAAGTGTGA
- a CDS encoding cyclase family protein, which translates to MFIELSYPIEERMLTYPDNPPDYFEPKSRIEQGDAANTMMIHHFSHTGTHVDAPYHFCEEGWTLDQIPLEYFIFEKPLLVDREKKPMELFTIEDIEELDLNGVDLLMFRSGFAKLRRTDPATYRYMFPGISKELARFLRESVPSLKAVMLDFLSADPIVLGEKENYPAHRWLLSKKFSSKRPIIIFEDVNLEPVAGKKIKRVIALPLRFKGLDGGPVSVLAEVE; encoded by the coding sequence GTGTTCATAGAATTATCTTATCCTATAGAAGAGAGAATGTTGACCTATCCGGACAACCCGCCAGACTATTTTGAGCCGAAAAGCAGAATAGAACAGGGAGACGCCGCCAACACGATGATGATTCATCATTTCTCGCACACGGGTACACACGTGGACGCCCCCTACCATTTTTGTGAAGAGGGCTGGACATTGGATCAGATACCTCTTGAATACTTCATTTTTGAAAAACCCCTGCTCGTGGACAGGGAGAAGAAACCAATGGAACTCTTCACCATCGAAGATATCGAAGAACTGGATCTGAATGGTGTGGATCTTCTCATGTTCAGATCGGGTTTTGCGAAGTTGAGAAGAACAGATCCTGCAACCTACAGGTACATGTTCCCCGGCATTTCAAAAGAGTTGGCTCGTTTTCTGAGGGAATCTGTCCCCTCTCTCAAAGCGGTCATGCTCGATTTTCTCAGTGCCGATCCCATCGTGTTGGGTGAAAAAGAAAACTACCCCGCGCACAGATGGCTTTTGTCGAAGAAATTCAGCAGCAAAAGACCTATCATCATATTCGAAGATGTGAATTTAGAACCCGTCGCTGGAAAGAAGATAAAACGTGTGATCGCTCTTCCTTTGAGATTCAAGGGGCTGGACGGTGGACCCGTCAGCGTTCTGGCAGAGGTGGAATGA
- a CDS encoding transglutaminase-like domain-containing protein, with the protein MEFLIYSLPEEVLREEMLGNFSVALKLIDDFLKKDLPLLQRERLIYEKERIERLLEDYPFTEKEAMEKMREMFEGFSEGEFQYLMNEGVLDYIVVEGEKRFERRFFHNLAFVRSEYRERLRKDERSEKARRILHERLERLIKGEDPKRYRIRARITLKLKETSSKHRVWLPFPKEGLQIESVKLLRTSHKSYYISPNDVPQRTIYFEGEDSTFFVEFEYIVREWVNHVDPERVSEKVVGFEEFLKEEPPHIVFTPKLRWLTQTVVGSEVNPYLKAKRIYDWITLNVRYFYVKPYALYENITDFVVNNLKGDCGFQALLFITMCRIAGVPARWQSGWYINPIFGSPHDWALFYVEPYGWLPADLSFGGARRDNESFRSFYFGNLDGFRMVANDGFMKDFDPKTRFVRSDPTDNQVGEAESEEKRLPFESTIEVISFEEV; encoded by the coding sequence ATGGAGTTTCTCATCTACAGTTTACCAGAGGAAGTGCTCAGAGAAGAAATGCTGGGGAACTTTTCAGTCGCTTTGAAGCTGATCGATGACTTTCTGAAAAAGGACCTCCCTTTGCTTCAGCGTGAAAGACTCATCTACGAAAAAGAGAGGATCGAAAGACTCCTCGAGGATTATCCTTTCACCGAAAAAGAAGCGATGGAAAAGATGAGGGAGATGTTCGAGGGTTTCTCAGAGGGAGAGTTCCAATATCTCATGAACGAAGGAGTACTCGACTACATCGTCGTGGAGGGTGAGAAACGATTCGAAAGGCGTTTCTTCCACAACCTCGCCTTCGTCAGATCGGAGTACAGAGAAAGACTCAGAAAAGATGAAAGAAGTGAAAAAGCCCGAAGAATTCTCCACGAACGGCTGGAGCGTCTCATAAAGGGTGAGGATCCGAAAAGATACAGAATAAGAGCGAGAATAACTTTGAAACTGAAGGAAACATCCTCCAAGCACCGCGTATGGCTTCCGTTTCCCAAGGAAGGCCTTCAGATCGAAAGTGTGAAACTTCTGAGAACAAGTCACAAAAGTTACTACATTTCTCCGAACGATGTTCCACAGAGGACCATCTACTTCGAAGGCGAAGACAGCACTTTTTTCGTGGAATTCGAGTACATTGTTAGAGAGTGGGTGAACCACGTCGATCCTGAAAGAGTTTCAGAGAAAGTTGTGGGATTTGAAGAGTTCCTGAAAGAAGAGCCTCCACACATCGTTTTTACTCCGAAACTCAGGTGGTTAACACAAACGGTGGTGGGTAGCGAGGTAAACCCGTACCTCAAAGCGAAAAGGATATACGACTGGATCACACTCAACGTGAGGTACTTCTACGTGAAACCGTATGCCCTGTACGAGAACATAACGGATTTTGTGGTGAACAACCTGAAAGGCGACTGTGGTTTTCAGGCACTTCTCTTCATAACGATGTGCAGGATCGCAGGTGTCCCCGCAAGATGGCAGTCTGGATGGTACATAAATCCGATCTTCGGTTCTCCTCACGACTGGGCACTTTTCTACGTGGAGCCCTATGGGTGGCTTCCTGCGGATCTTTCCTTTGGCGGTGCGAGGAGAGATAATGAATCTTTCAGAAGCTTCTACTTTGGAAACCTGGACGGCTTCAGAATGGTGGCAAACGACGGCTTCATGAAAGACTTCGATCCGAAAACTCGTTTTGTGAGAAGCGATCCCACAGACAACCAGGTTGGAGAGGCGGAAAGCGAAGAGAAACGTCTGCCGTTCGAAAGTACCATAGAAGTTATTAGTTTCGAGGAGGTGTGA
- a CDS encoding L-Ala-D/L-Glu epimerase, whose amino-acid sequence MSRIVNVKLSLKRYEYEKPFHITGSVSSESRNVEVEIVLESGVKGYGEASPSFRVNGERVEALLAIENAVREMITGIDVRNYARIFEITDRLFGFPSLKAAVQFATLDALSQELGTQVCYLLGGKRDEIETDKTVGIDTVENRVKEAKKIFEEGFRVIKIKVGENLKEDIEAVEEIAKVTRGAKYIVDANMGYTQKEAVEFARAVYQKGIDIAVYEQPVRREDIEGLKFVRFHSPFPVAADESARTKFDVMRLVKEEAVDYVNIKLMKSGISDALAIVKIAESSGLKLMIGCMGESSLGINQSVHFALGTGAFEFHDLDSHLMLKEEVFRGKFIQDGPRMRVKDQ is encoded by the coding sequence ATGTCGAGGATCGTGAACGTGAAGCTTTCTCTCAAGAGATACGAATACGAAAAGCCGTTTCACATAACTGGAAGCGTATCTTCCGAAAGCAGAAATGTCGAGGTTGAAATCGTTTTGGAAAGTGGTGTCAAAGGGTACGGAGAAGCGTCTCCCTCCTTCAGAGTGAACGGTGAAAGGGTGGAAGCACTTCTTGCAATAGAAAACGCTGTGAGGGAGATGATCACAGGCATCGATGTGCGAAACTATGCCAGGATCTTCGAGATCACAGACAGGCTCTTCGGGTTTCCGAGTTTGAAAGCAGCCGTTCAATTTGCCACACTGGACGCTCTCTCTCAAGAACTTGGAACACAGGTCTGTTATCTCCTTGGAGGAAAAAGAGATGAGATAGAAACGGACAAAACAGTTGGGATAGACACCGTCGAAAACCGTGTGAAGGAGGCAAAGAAGATATTCGAAGAGGGTTTCAGAGTGATCAAGATAAAAGTTGGAGAGAATTTGAAGGAAGACATCGAAGCCGTGGAAGAGATAGCGAAAGTCACCCGTGGAGCGAAGTACATAGTTGACGCGAACATGGGATACACCCAGAAGGAGGCGGTGGAGTTCGCGAGAGCAGTATATCAAAAAGGAATAGACATCGCTGTGTACGAACAACCTGTGAGGAGGGAAGACATAGAAGGCTTGAAGTTCGTGAGGTTCCACTCTCCGTTTCCCGTCGCGGCGGACGAATCCGCGAGGACGAAGTTCGATGTGATGAGGCTTGTGAAGGAAGAAGCGGTTGATTACGTGAACATAAAACTCATGAAGTCGGGAATTTCCGACGCTCTTGCCATAGTGAAAATAGCAGAATCGTCAGGTTTGAAGCTCATGATCGGATGCATGGGAGAGTCCTCGCTCGGAATAAATCAGAGTGTTCATTTTGCGCTTGGAACGGGAGCTTTTGAGTTTCATGACCTTGACAGTCACCTGATGCTGAAGGAAGAAGTTTTCAGAGGAAAATTCATCCAGGATGGTCCGAGAATGAGGGTGAAAGATCAATGA
- a CDS encoding IGHMBP2 family helicase, producing MTVQQFIKKLVRLVELERNAEINAMLDEMKRLSGEEREKKGRTVLGLTGKFIGEELGYFLVRFGRRKKIDTEIGVGDLVLISKGNPLKSDYTGTVVEKGERFITVAVDRLPSWKLKNVRIDLFASDITFRRQIENLMTLSSEGKKALEFLLGKRKPEESFEEEFTPFDEGLNESQREAVSLALGSSDFFLIHGPFGTGKTRTLVEYIRQEVARGKKILVTAESNLAVDNLVERLWGKVSLVRIGHPSRVSSHLKESTLAHQIETSSEYEKVKKMKEELAKLIEKRDSFTKPSPQWRRGLSDKKILEYAEKNWSARGASKEKIKEMAEWIKLNSQIQDIRDLIERKEEIIASRIVREAQVVLSTNSSAALEIISGIVFDVVVVDEASQATIPSILIPISKGKKFVLAGDHKQLPPTILSEDAKDLSRTLFEELITRYPEKSSLLDTQYRMNELLMEFPSEEFYDGKLKAAEKVRNITLFDLGVEIPNFGKFWDVVLSPKNVLVFIDTKNRSDRFERQRKDSPSRENPLEAQIVKEVVEKLLSMGVKEDWIGIITPYDDQVNLIRELIEAKVEVHSVDGFQGREKEVIIISFVRSNKNGEIGFLEDLRRLNVSLTRAKRKLIATGDSSTLSVHPTYRRFVEFVKKKGTYVIF from the coding sequence ATGACGGTTCAGCAGTTCATAAAGAAGCTTGTGAGGCTCGTAGAGCTCGAAAGGAACGCGGAAATAAACGCAATGCTCGATGAGATGAAGCGGCTCTCGGGGGAGGAAAGAGAGAAAAAGGGTCGTACCGTTCTGGGTCTCACAGGAAAATTTATAGGAGAAGAACTTGGATATTTCCTTGTGAGGTTTGGAAGAAGAAAGAAGATAGACACAGAAATCGGTGTGGGTGATCTTGTTCTCATAAGCAAAGGAAACCCCCTCAAGAGTGATTACACGGGAACGGTTGTGGAGAAAGGAGAGCGTTTCATCACGGTAGCGGTCGATAGGCTTCCATCGTGGAAGCTCAAAAATGTGAGGATAGACCTCTTTGCGAGCGACATCACGTTCAGAAGACAAATAGAGAACCTGATGACGCTTTCTTCGGAAGGGAAAAAAGCTCTTGAGTTTCTACTTGGAAAGAGGAAGCCAGAAGAGTCGTTTGAAGAAGAGTTCACTCCCTTCGATGAAGGATTGAACGAGAGTCAGAGGGAAGCGGTTTCCCTTGCCCTCGGAAGTTCTGATTTCTTTCTCATACACGGCCCCTTCGGCACGGGAAAGACCAGAACACTCGTGGAGTACATAAGACAGGAAGTAGCACGTGGAAAGAAAATTCTGGTCACAGCGGAGAGTAACCTTGCTGTGGACAACCTCGTGGAGAGGCTCTGGGGGAAAGTGTCTCTGGTGAGAATTGGCCATCCTTCGCGCGTGTCCTCTCATCTGAAGGAGTCCACACTCGCACATCAAATCGAAACAAGCAGTGAGTACGAGAAGGTAAAGAAGATGAAGGAAGAACTCGCAAAGTTGATCGAAAAAAGGGACAGTTTCACAAAACCTTCACCGCAGTGGAGAAGAGGGCTCAGCGACAAGAAGATCCTGGAGTACGCGGAGAAGAACTGGAGTGCCAGGGGAGCTTCCAAGGAAAAGATAAAGGAGATGGCAGAGTGGATAAAGTTAAACAGCCAGATTCAAGATATCAGGGACCTCATAGAACGCAAAGAGGAAATAATAGCGAGCAGGATAGTACGGGAAGCGCAGGTTGTGCTTTCAACCAATTCGTCCGCAGCTCTGGAAATAATATCGGGAATAGTCTTCGATGTGGTAGTTGTTGACGAGGCCTCTCAGGCAACTATCCCAAGCATCCTCATTCCCATATCGAAAGGCAAAAAGTTCGTCCTCGCTGGGGATCACAAACAGCTTCCACCCACGATACTCTCAGAAGACGCGAAGGATCTTTCGAGAACACTGTTTGAAGAACTCATAACTCGATATCCCGAGAAGTCTTCTCTTCTCGATACCCAGTACAGAATGAACGAACTTTTGATGGAGTTTCCGAGTGAAGAATTTTACGACGGAAAACTGAAAGCGGCCGAGAAAGTCAGAAACATAACGCTCTTCGACCTTGGAGTGGAGATACCGAACTTTGGAAAGTTCTGGGATGTTGTTCTCTCCCCAAAAAACGTTCTGGTCTTCATAGACACAAAGAACAGATCTGACAGATTTGAAAGGCAAAGGAAAGACTCTCCCTCGAGAGAGAATCCATTAGAAGCACAGATCGTGAAAGAGGTTGTGGAAAAGCTTCTCTCCATGGGGGTGAAGGAGGATTGGATCGGGATCATCACTCCCTACGATGATCAGGTGAATCTCATAAGAGAGTTGATCGAAGCGAAAGTAGAAGTACACAGTGTGGATGGTTTTCAGGGAAGGGAAAAAGAGGTCATCATCATCTCATTTGTGCGTTCGAACAAAAACGGTGAAATAGGGTTCCTCGAAGATCTGAGAAGACTCAACGTCTCACTCACACGGGCGAAAAGAAAACTGATAGCAACGGGAGATTCGAGCACGCTCTCTGTCCATCCAACTTACAGAAGGTTCGTAGAGTTCGTGAAAAAGAAGGGAACTTACGTGATCTTTTGA
- a CDS encoding bifunctional UDP-sugar hydrolase/5'-nucleotidase encodes MRKFLVILLALLITALLLGARLTILHVNDTHGHAWAFDEYRNPGIGGLAAIATIVEEVKREVESQGGYVIFLHAGDLNTGVPESDLQDAIPDIVGFNMIGLKAMAVGNHEFDNPREVLEKQMKFADFPFLSANIVKEDGEPFFNPYIVEDLGELKIAIIGFTTEETEILEPLYLEGLKFENALKVAQKIAPELKKQADVVIALAHLDWGEPKKEDITTTHQLAGVEGIDVVIAGHSHVLGSDVVDGKIIASAGEYGKYVGRLDLDIEDGKIVAWHWEAIPVNLKVYENEKYRYLGKPYLENRYVAKALEYFKKVGNEKLDTVIGETKIYLDGEREHVRSKSTNLANLIVDAMRWKVGADIAFTNGGGIRASIKPGKITVRDILTVLPFGNTLYVLELTGEQIMKVLEYAATIPEGKGAFLQVSGLTWKSKDGKVVEVLVNGEPLDPEKKYKVVTNNYMAGGGDGYVMFKEWDGYDTGYLMSDAVIEYIQNVLNGKIEEYDDSQRYVRE; translated from the coding sequence ATGAGAAAGTTCCTGGTGATCCTTCTGGCTTTATTGATAACCGCTCTGCTTCTTGGTGCAAGGCTCACCATCCTTCACGTCAACGACACACACGGTCACGCTTGGGCATTCGATGAGTATCGTAATCCCGGAATTGGGGGCCTTGCAGCCATCGCAACGATCGTAGAAGAGGTGAAAAGGGAAGTCGAGAGTCAGGGTGGGTACGTGATCTTTCTCCATGCGGGAGACCTGAACACCGGTGTTCCAGAGTCCGATCTTCAAGATGCCATACCAGACATTGTTGGATTCAACATGATAGGACTCAAAGCCATGGCCGTTGGAAACCACGAGTTCGACAATCCAAGGGAAGTACTCGAAAAACAGATGAAATTCGCAGATTTTCCGTTCCTTTCAGCGAACATAGTAAAAGAAGATGGTGAACCGTTCTTCAATCCATACATCGTCGAAGATCTCGGTGAGCTGAAAATCGCCATCATCGGCTTCACCACAGAAGAAACGGAGATCCTGGAACCCCTCTACCTCGAAGGTCTGAAGTTCGAAAACGCCCTGAAAGTGGCCCAGAAAATAGCACCCGAATTGAAAAAACAGGCAGATGTTGTGATCGCTCTTGCGCACCTTGACTGGGGAGAGCCGAAGAAGGAAGACATCACCACGACACACCAGCTGGCAGGAGTTGAGGGAATAGACGTTGTGATAGCAGGGCACAGCCACGTGCTTGGATCTGACGTTGTGGACGGAAAGATAATAGCTTCGGCCGGAGAATATGGAAAGTACGTTGGAAGACTCGATCTGGACATCGAAGACGGAAAGATCGTGGCGTGGCACTGGGAAGCGATACCCGTTAATTTGAAGGTGTACGAAAACGAAAAGTACAGGTACCTCGGGAAGCCGTACCTCGAAAACAGATACGTCGCAAAGGCTCTTGAATACTTCAAGAAAGTGGGAAATGAAAAACTCGATACCGTCATAGGAGAGACGAAGATCTACCTCGATGGTGAAAGAGAACACGTCAGATCGAAAAGCACGAATCTTGCCAACCTCATAGTGGACGCCATGAGATGGAAAGTGGGGGCGGATATCGCTTTCACAAACGGTGGAGGTATCAGAGCCTCTATAAAACCTGGAAAGATCACTGTGAGAGATATACTGACGGTTCTTCCGTTTGGAAACACTCTCTACGTACTGGAACTCACCGGTGAACAGATCATGAAAGTGCTCGAGTACGCCGCTACCATTCCGGAAGGTAAAGGTGCGTTCCTCCAGGTTTCCGGCCTCACTTGGAAGAGCAAAGACGGAAAAGTCGTAGAGGTTCTCGTGAACGGAGAGCCGCTCGATCCAGAGAAAAAGTACAAAGTGGTCACAAACAACTACATGGCAGGTGGTGGAGACGGTTATGTCATGTTCAAAGAGTGGGACGGATACGACACGGGATACCTCATGTCAGACGCCGTCATTGAGTACATCCAGAATGTTCTGAACGGGAAAATAGAAGAGTACGACGATTCGCAGAGGTACGTGAGAGAGTAA
- a CDS encoding radical SAM protein, protein MTVDPSHTIPVSVTGTFCSLNCPHCGAHYLKHMISVDEIPAFVKKGYRNFLISGGMLPDGSIPFEKYYERLKELKESHGLLYNFHVGFQKSKVAKELADVVSMDFFGDETVLKSIYGLALTPQEILDIAHFYENVVFHITVGITGGKITHEEKALEILSQETDTVVLNVFIPTPGTKFGKSFPPDLQEVVKLFEKARKLFKRVILGCMQPRGEYRKKLQSELKDLVDVITKPVGGTGEFKGCCAFIGRG, encoded by the coding sequence GTGACGGTGGATCCATCTCACACGATTCCCGTGAGCGTGACCGGCACGTTTTGTTCGCTCAACTGCCCTCACTGTGGAGCGCACTATTTGAAACACATGATCTCCGTGGATGAAATTCCAGCCTTTGTGAAGAAAGGCTACAGAAACTTTCTGATAAGCGGCGGAATGCTTCCAGATGGTTCCATTCCGTTTGAAAAGTATTACGAACGTTTGAAGGAGCTGAAAGAATCCCACGGTCTTCTTTACAACTTTCACGTGGGGTTTCAAAAGTCCAAGGTTGCAAAGGAGCTGGCTGACGTCGTTTCTATGGATTTCTTCGGTGATGAAACCGTTTTGAAAAGCATCTACGGACTCGCATTGACTCCACAGGAAATTTTAGATATCGCTCACTTTTATGAGAACGTGGTGTTTCACATCACGGTAGGAATAACGGGTGGAAAGATCACCCACGAAGAAAAAGCGCTCGAGATCCTGTCTCAGGAGACAGACACCGTTGTTTTGAACGTGTTCATTCCAACTCCCGGAACGAAGTTTGGAAAATCTTTCCCACCGGATCTCCAGGAGGTTGTGAAACTCTTCGAGAAGGCAAGAAAACTGTTCAAAAGAGTAATCCTCGGCTGTATGCAACCGAGGGGGGAATACAGAAAGAAGCTTCAAAGCGAGTTGAAAGATCTCGTGGATGTCATCACAAAGCCCGTCGGCGGGACGGGTGAGTTCAAAGGATGCTGTGCCTTCATCGGCCGAGGGTGA
- a CDS encoding metallophosphoesterase family protein, with the protein MRLAFFGDVHGNFEALKAVLEDMENKGVDEVFCLGDLVGYGPDPEAVVQTIMEKNIKTIMGNYDDAVGYSKESCGCSYAPGRETEVGDISLKWSIENTSEKTREFLRNLPKKLSFEVEGVRFLLVHGSPLNELLEYVKPNTPPDRLKKIVESVEENVVVNGHTHLPMVKWVMGKLVLNPGSAGRPKDGDPRASYMIVDVENGTVSFEIVRVRYDVKTTVEKIARNGLPVELATVLALGQTFDMGPGKVTFTLGR; encoded by the coding sequence ATGAGGCTTGCCTTCTTTGGAGATGTTCATGGAAATTTCGAAGCGTTGAAGGCCGTTCTGGAGGACATGGAGAACAAAGGTGTCGATGAAGTGTTCTGCCTTGGAGATTTGGTCGGCTATGGACCCGATCCTGAAGCTGTTGTACAGACAATCATGGAAAAAAACATCAAAACGATTATGGGAAACTACGACGATGCCGTTGGCTATTCCAAAGAGAGCTGTGGTTGTTCCTACGCGCCCGGAAGGGAAACAGAGGTTGGAGACATCTCCCTCAAGTGGTCGATCGAAAACACTTCTGAGAAAACCAGAGAATTTTTGAGAAATCTTCCCAAAAAGCTGAGTTTCGAAGTTGAAGGAGTCAGATTCTTGCTCGTTCATGGAAGTCCTCTAAACGAACTCCTCGAGTACGTGAAGCCCAACACTCCTCCAGACAGGCTGAAGAAGATCGTGGAATCGGTCGAAGAGAATGTTGTTGTGAACGGACACACTCACCTTCCCATGGTGAAATGGGTTATGGGAAAGCTCGTTTTGAACCCAGGAAGCGCCGGAAGACCGAAAGACGGGGACCCGAGAGCGTCTTACATGATCGTTGATGTTGAAAACGGTACGGTCAGCTTTGAAATAGTGCGTGTCAGGTACGATGTGAAGACAACCGTAGAAAAGATCGCAAGAAACGGCCTCCCAGTTGAACTTGCGACCGTTCTGGCACTCGGACAAACGTTCGACATGGGACCGGGAAAGGTCACTTTCACCCTCGGCCGATGA
- the gltX gene encoding glutamate--tRNA ligase has product MVRVRFAPSPTGHLHVGGARTALFNWMFARKEGGKFILRIEDTDTERSSREYEQQILESLRWCGLDWDEGPDIGGDFGPYRQSERLEIYREYAEKLVEDKRAYYVVYDKEDPSKELFTTYEYPHEYKEKGHPVTIKFKVLPGKTSFEDLLKGYMEFDNSTLEDFIIMKSNGFPTYNFAVVVDDHLMRISHVFRGEDHLSNTPKQLMIYEAFGWEAPVFMHIPLILGSDRTPLSKRHGATSVEHFRREGILSRALMNYLALLGWRVEGDEIFTIEEKLQSFDPKDISNKGVIFDYQKLEWVNGKHMRRIDLEDLKREFIEWAKYAGKEIPSVDERYFSETLRICREKVNTLSQLYDIMYPFMNDDYEYEKDYVEKFLKREEAERVLEEAKKAFKDLNSWNMEEIEKTLRDLSEKGLASKKVVFQLIRGAVTGKLVTPGLFETIEVLGKERTLKRLERTLQFLKKT; this is encoded by the coding sequence TTGGTCAGAGTCAGGTTCGCCCCGAGTCCAACAGGCCATCTCCACGTAGGTGGAGCCAGAACCGCTCTGTTCAACTGGATGTTCGCAAGAAAAGAGGGTGGAAAGTTTATCCTTCGAATAGAAGACACCGATACTGAGAGAAGCTCAAGAGAATACGAACAGCAGATCCTGGAATCTTTGAGGTGGTGCGGTCTCGATTGGGACGAAGGGCCTGACATAGGTGGAGATTTCGGACCCTATCGACAGAGCGAAAGACTCGAGATCTACCGAGAATACGCTGAGAAACTGGTGGAAGATAAGAGGGCTTATTACGTGGTTTACGATAAGGAAGATCCCTCTAAAGAGCTCTTCACAACTTACGAGTATCCCCACGAATACAAGGAGAAAGGGCATCCCGTTACCATAAAATTCAAAGTTCTTCCCGGAAAGACTTCCTTCGAGGATCTTCTGAAAGGCTACATGGAATTCGATAACTCCACCTTAGAAGATTTCATCATCATGAAGTCGAACGGATTTCCCACCTATAATTTTGCGGTCGTGGTGGACGATCATCTCATGAGAATCTCCCATGTGTTTCGCGGTGAAGATCACCTTTCTAACACCCCAAAACAGCTCATGATATACGAGGCTTTCGGATGGGAAGCACCCGTCTTCATGCACATTCCACTCATCCTTGGATCGGACAGAACGCCTTTGAGTAAAAGACATGGCGCCACTTCCGTTGAACACTTCAGAAGGGAGGGCATTTTGAGCAGGGCTTTGATGAACTATCTTGCACTTCTCGGATGGAGAGTGGAAGGAGACGAAATCTTCACTATAGAAGAGAAACTTCAGTCATTCGATCCAAAAGATATTTCGAACAAGGGAGTCATATTCGATTACCAGAAACTCGAATGGGTGAACGGAAAGCACATGAGAAGAATCGATCTCGAAGACCTGAAGAGGGAATTCATCGAATGGGCAAAGTACGCGGGAAAAGAAATCCCCTCCGTGGATGAAAGATACTTCTCAGAGACCCTCCGTATATGTCGGGAAAAGGTGAACACACTCTCTCAGCTGTACGACATCATGTATCCGTTCATGAACGACGATTACGAATACGAAAAGGACTATGTAGAGAAATTTTTGAAGAGAGAAGAAGCCGAAAGGGTGCTTGAAGAAGCAAAAAAAGCCTTCAAAGATCTCAACAGCTGGAATATGGAAGAGATAGAAAAAACATTGAGAGATCTTTCTGAAAAGGGTCTGGCATCGAAAAAGGTGGTCTTTCAGCTCATAAGAGGAGCGGTTACTGGAAAGCTGGTAACACCCGGTCTTTTTGAAACCATAGAGGTGCTGGGAAAAGAAAGAACACTGAAAAGACTTGAAAGAACTTTACAGTTCTTAAAGAAAACCTAA
- a CDS encoding cold shock domain-containing protein, with amino-acid sequence MRGTVKWFDSKKGYGFITMENGEDIFVHWSAIQMDGFKTLRENETVEFEVQKGTKGPQAVNVRPVR; translated from the coding sequence ATGAGAGGTACGGTTAAGTGGTTTGACTCCAAGAAAGGCTACGGTTTTATCACCATGGAGAACGGAGAGGACATCTTCGTTCACTGGTCAGCGATCCAGATGGACGGTTTCAAGACCCTCAGGGAAAACGAAACAGTCGAGTTCGAAGTCCAGAAAGGTACCAAAGGACCTCAGGCTGTCAATGTGAGACCTGTTAGATAA